TTCTTACCTATTCTCCTGAAAGAGAAGATCCAGGTAATCCCCACTTTACAACAGCAACTATTCCTAAAGTCTGTGGTGGGGATACAGAAAATTGCTCTATAGCGGGTCATGCACTTTATTCCGCTGTGATTCATACAGTAGTTAAGGTCTCTTCAACTAAAATAGCTGAAATGACCAAACTGCTGGAAAATATTCATCGTTCAGTGAATATTGGTTTGGTCAATGAGATGAAAATTCTTGCAGATAAAATGTCAATAGATATTCATGAAGTCATTGATGCAGCAGCAACTAAGCCCTTTGGCTTTGTTCCTTATTATCCTGGTCCTGGAATCGGTGGGCACTGTATCCCTATTGATCCTTTTTATCTTACTTGGAAGGCTCGTGAATACGGTTTGCATACGCGTTTCATTGAATTAGCCGGTGAAATAAATAGTGGCATGCCGGATTGGGTGGTAGATAAAGTGGCTGAAGCGTTAAACCAAAGAGCCCAGGCTATTAAAAATAGCAAAATCTTGATCTTAGGCATTGCATATAAACGTAATATTGATGATATGCGTGAGTCTCCGTCTGTCAGAATTATGGAGTTGTTACGTGAGAAGGGAGCCATAGTGTCTTATTCTGATCCACACGTACCTTCTTTTCCGAAAATGCGAGAGCATCATTTTGAGTTAGATAGTGTGTCATTGGATGCGCAAACTATTAGTGCTTATGACTGTGTGGTACTTGCAACAGCACACCGCGATTTTAATTATGACTTAATTGCCCAGAATGCTCGGTTAATTGTTGATACTCGAGCGGGATTTAAACAATACAAACAAGATAATATTGTGAGTGCTTAAAAATGAGTAAAACTCCATGGATAATTAATGATCGCAAAATTAATATTGCTTTAGTTGGTTGTGGGCGCATTTCGAAAAATCATTTCCAAGCAATAGAAGCACATAGCGATCGTTTAACTCTTACTGCTGTATGTGATACTGATCAAGACGCGTTGCGAAGTGCAACGTCACTATACGGTGTTGATGGCTATGATAATATTGATGCGATGTTGCGCTATTGTGATGCAGATATCATCTCTCTTTGTACGCCTAGCGGTTTACATCCCCAACAAAC
This Legionella fallonii LLAP-10 DNA region includes the following protein-coding sequences:
- a CDS encoding nucleotide sugar dehydrogenase; amino-acid sequence: MLNSFLEKIKSKEAIIGIVGLGYVGLPLMLRFAEVGFRVIGIDIDERKNELLKQGKSYIQHISSESIIAVKSQFTATADFSLSRECDALILCVPTPLNKFREPDLSFVLNTMDALVPYLRPGQLVSLESTTYPGTTEEELKPRAESTGLIIGENIFLTYSPEREDPGNPHFTTATIPKVCGGDTENCSIAGHALYSAVIHTVVKVSSTKIAEMTKLLENIHRSVNIGLVNEMKILADKMSIDIHEVIDAAATKPFGFVPYYPGPGIGGHCIPIDPFYLTWKAREYGLHTRFIELAGEINSGMPDWVVDKVAEALNQRAQAIKNSKILILGIAYKRNIDDMRESPSVRIMELLREKGAIVSYSDPHVPSFPKMREHHFELDSVSLDAQTISAYDCVVLATAHRDFNYDLIAQNARLIVDTRAGFKQYKQDNIVSA